CGAGGGGCTGGTCGAGCTGCTGCCCAATCGCGGCGCCCGGGTGCGCCCGCTCAGCGCCGCCGACATCCACGAATTGTTCGACCTGATGGGAGGCCTGGAAGGCCTCGCCGGACGCCTCGCCTGCGAGAAGATTTCAGATGAAGCGATCGCGGAAATCGAGCAGTTTCATCATGATATGTACGGATTCTACATGCGGCAGGACATGCAGGGTTATTTCCGCATGAACCAGTTGATCCACCGGGCGATCGTCGACGCCGCCGCCAACGCCACCCTTCATGCGACCTATGAGAGCCTGGCGGGCCGCATCCGCCGGGTTCGCTTCTCCGCCAATTTCGCCCGCAAGCGCGAACGCTGGAGCGAGGCCATGCGCGAGCATGAGCTGATCCTCGATGCCCTGCGCCGGCGCGCCGGAAGCGAGCTGTCCGACATCCTGTTCCAGCATCTGCGCAACAAGGGCGCGGCTGCGATCGCGTACTTCGCCGAGAGCCAGCCGCCGCTGGCGGGAGCCAAGCCAGACAAGGTCGAATAACGCCGGGGATTGCCCAAATTTGCATGCAATCAGATTGACGCATTTGCGGAAATGAATGACACCGGGCGGAACAGCGCCCGCCGGACGACAGCCGGGCCCGACCAGGGATCACCATGCCGAACGCCAAAGCCGGTCCGTCCAGGCTCGAACAGAAGCTCCGCGCCGAGATGACGGGCGACGTCTTCTTCGACCGCTTCAACCGCGGCCGCTACGCCACCGACGCCTCGTTCTACCAAGTCATCCCGGCGGGCGTGGTCGTGCCGCGCACGATGGACGAGGCGCTGCGTGCGCTCGCCATCGCCCGCGACGACGGCCGCATCGTCACGCCCCGCGGCGGCGGCACCTCGCAATGCGGCCAGACCGTCAACGAGGGGATCGTCGTCGACTTCTCCAAGCACCTGAACCGCATCGTCTCGCTCGATGTCGAGGGGCGGACCTGCGTGGTCGAGCCCGGCATCGTGCTCGACGACCTCAATCGCCAGCTCAAGAAGCACGGCCTGTGGTTTCCGGTCGACGTCTCCACGGCGTCGCGCGCCACGATCGGCGGCATGGCCGGCAACAATTCCTGCGGCGGCCGCTCGCTGCGCTACGGCACGATGCGCGACAACACCATCGCCATCGACGCCG
This region of Bradyrhizobium sp. SZCCHNS1050 genomic DNA includes:
- a CDS encoding GntR family transcriptional regulator, whose product is MSSTIPDIETPPLAGPSGRSVPARDETSLHDEILARLRDYIVEGHVADGGRLSERQLCEMLGVSRTPLREALKVLAAEGLVELLPNRGARVRPLSAADIHELFDLMGGLEGLAGRLACEKISDEAIAEIEQFHHDMYGFYMRQDMQGYFRMNQLIHRAIVDAAANATLHATYESLAGRIRRVRFSANFARKRERWSEAMREHELILDALRRRAGSELSDILFQHLRNKGAAAIAYFAESQPPLAGAKPDKVE